The following are encoded together in the Triticum dicoccoides isolate Atlit2015 ecotype Zavitan chromosome 6B, WEW_v2.0, whole genome shotgun sequence genome:
- the LOC119324862 gene encoding uncharacterized protein LOC119324862: protein MHNLTEEGDYGRAGDIDPDNSDEDSGDEAQSDLAYSVVSTRQHAAHMALEAQEVVAALINRLSMGITMSPSDNMSAWRRVDSQLRRIFQTLRCPSGYVAPSGGAHHPQYPSLHRAREACQAAPPSPKRPRGPGCQPQPARPTGQQTLTAPIHMDAGSSSWQQRQEQERTVVQVTRPEPPRKDGRRPTQPLPPWLPLAPFGPRMMKPKTRLRKKPAAPPEGQGV, encoded by the exons ATGCACAATCTGACAGAAGAAGGCGATTATGGAAGGGCTGGAGATATTGATCCAGACAACAGCGATGAAGATAGCGGCGACGAGGCGCAGTCAGACCTCGCGTACTCAGTTGTTAGCACCAGGCAGCATGCA GCCCACATGGCGTTGGAGGCTCAGGAAGTGGTTGCCGCTCTTATCAACCGGCTCAGCATGGGGATCACGATGAGCCCGTCCGACAATATGTCCGCGTGGCGGCGCGTTGACAGTCAGCTACGGAGGATCTTCCAGACCTTGAGGTGCCCTTCGGGGTACGTTGCGCCTAGTGGCGGAGCACACCATCCCCAGTACCCCTCCCTGCACCGTGCTAGGGAGGCATGCCAGGCGGCTCCACCTTCGCCTAAACGTCCGCGTGGCCCGGGGTGTCAGCCGCAACCTGCTCGGCCGACTGGGCAGCAGACACTCACGGCACCAATTCACATGGATGCCGGTTCCTCCTCTTGGCAGCAGCGGCAGGAGCAGGAGCGAACCGTTGTGCAAGTCACACGGCCGGAGCCGCCGCGCAAGGACGGTCGCCGGCCGACTCAGCCCCTCCCGCCGTGGCTACCCCTCGCACCGTTTGGTCCTCGCATGATGAAACCAAAAACCCGTCTCCGTAAAAAGCCCGCAGCACCACCGGAAGGGCAGGGGGTATGA
- the LOC119322919 gene encoding protein DETOXIFICATION 46, chloroplastic-like — protein MSAHLRLLSAAAALAAPTPASLRRARLLPPAPPLPSARLLAPRRRGLSPRAAVRVVRCAAAAGAADGGEREVAVDAMAAEGAGIWAQVRDVVVFAGPALGLWICGPLMSLIDTMVIGQTSSLQLAALGPGTVFCDYLCYIFMFLSVATSNMVATSLANKDEELAQHQVSMLLFLALTFGIGMFLFTKIFGVQVLTAFTGSKNHEIISAANTYAQIRGFAWPAVLVGLVAQSASLGMKDSWGPLKALAAASVINAVGDIFLCSVCGYGIAGAAWATMVSQIVAAFMMMQNLNSRGFRAFSFTIPSTRELLQIFEIAAPVFVTMTSKVAFYALLTYSATSMGAITLAGHQVMVNILCMCTVWGEPLSQTAQSFMPEMIYGANRNLMKARMLLKSLVVIGAIAGLTVGTAGTIVPWLFPRLFTNDQMVVQQMHKVLIPYFTALFVTPSVHSLEGALLAGRDLRYLSQSMGACFCVGTFLLLLVRDKFSSLTLCWWVLVFFQWSRFGSALQRLVSPTGMLYNENFNQPEQVKVKAT, from the exons ATGTCCGCCCACCTCCGCCTCCTCTCCGCCGCGGCCGCGCTCGCGGCGCCGACCCCCGCCTCCCTCCGGCGGGCGCGGCTGCTCCCGCCCGCGCCCCCGCTCCCCTCCGCCCGGCTCCTCGCCCCTCGCCGGCGCGGCCTCTCCCCGCGCGCGGCCGTCCGCGTCGTCCGATGCGCCGCCGCGGCAGGCGCGGCCGACGGGGGCGAGCGGGAGGTGGCGGTGGACGCgatggcggcggagggcgcggggatATGGGCACAGGTGCGGGACGTGGTGGTGTTCGCGGGGCCCGCGCTCGGGCTCTGGATCTGCGGCCCGCTCATGAGCCTCATCGACACCATGGTCATCGGCCAGACCTCCTCCCTCCAGCTCGCAGCCCTAG GGCCTGGGACCGTGTTCTGCGACTATCTGTGCTACATATTCATGTTCCTGTCAGTCGCAACCTCCAACATGGTGGCCACCTCCTTAGCTAACAAG gatgaagaactTGCACAGCATCAAGTGTCTATGCTGCTATTTTTAGCTCTTACTTTTGGTATAGGAATGTTTTTGTTCACTAAGATTTTTGGGGTCCAAGTATTGACTG CTTTCACtggatccaaaaatcatgaaattatTTCTGCTGCCAATACATATGCACAG ATTCGAGGTTTTGCATGGCCTGCAGTTCTCGTTGGCTTAGTTGCCCAAAGTGCTAG TCTAGGCATGAAAGATTCTTGGGGTCCTCTGAAGGCATTGGCAGCAGCTAGTGTTATAAATGCCGTTGGCGATATATTTCTTTGCTCTGTATGTGGCTATGGAATTGCTGGTGCCGCCTGGGCTACTATGGTTTCACAG ATTGTTGCAGCTTTTATGATGATGCAAAATCTAAACAGTAGAGGTTTTCGAGCATTCTCATTCACAATCCCATCGACAAGAGAGCTTCTGCAGATATTCGAAATCGCAGCTCCTGTTTTTGTGACAATGACATCCAAG GTAGCATTTTATGCATTGCTTACATACTCCGCGACTTCTATGGGAGCAATAACTCTTGCAGGCCATCAG GTTATGGTTAATATATTATGCATGTGCACTGTTTGGGGTGAGCCCCTGTCACAAACTGCACAGTCGTTTATGCCGGAGATGATATACGGAGCTAACCGCAATTTGATGAAG GCAAGGATGCTACTCAAGTCACTCGTAGTTATTGGAGCTATAGCTGGACTGACTGTGGGGACAGCTGGAACGATTGTTCCGTGGCTTTTTCCTAGGCTGTTTACCAATGATCAAATGGTTGTACAACAG ATGCACAAAGTGCTGATTCCATATTTCACTGCATTGTTTGTGACACCTTCAGTACACAGCCTTGAAGGAGCATTACTG GCTGGAAGGGATCTCAGGTATTTGAGTCAATCAATGGGTGCATGCTTCTGCGTTGGAACCTTTCTTCTATTG CTTGTCCGTGACAAGTTTAGTAGCTTGACACTATGCTGGTGGGTACTTGTCTTCTTCCAGTGG AGTCGGTTTGGAAGCGCTTTACAACGGCTTGTTTCTCCAACGGGCATGTTGTATAACGAAAATTTCAACcagcctgagcaagtcaaagtgaaGGCAACATAA
- the LOC119320763 gene encoding UTP:RNA uridylyltransferase 1-like, with protein sequence MAGGDARPLADAAFLRFLLPSPKPERPAPARLAPPHCLVAPAQPDPPPGASPDERLFIVPPTRPAWLPPQPQPPPPFPVPPARRVHPAAGAARNAGRFAAGRGGQARRRVGDFAGTRGRAGPDRRRAGGGLPVKANGGEDRAGARRAAAAAAARRENKVWVAVERKGANGGSDLDDQGGVGGGYAGGDEAGGSIEGEEQLEPDDGDGRRLGEELEDSLLIAGDQERHDSDGGQQSSESTMSHSNQSRRLQIRTHTGWMECRHDIGTFASGLLSIYESLKPSEEHLSKQSQLIDSLTKSVSKEWPNAQLHLYGSCANSFGTSHSDVDVCLEIKIGTGSEVELLLRLAEILRGDNFDSVEAITSARVPIVRMLDAGSGFSCDICINNLFAVANTKLLKDYAQIDGRLLQLASIVKHWAKLRGVNETYRGTLSSYAYVLMCISFLQLREPKILPCLQAMEPTYTMVVDDTECAYFDEVHQLRDFGAENKETIAELLWAFFHYWAFQHDYRKDVISIRMGKIISKKEKNWMTRIGNDRHLICIEDPFETGHDLGRVVDRQTIRIIREEFERAAAVLQHDDDPCMTLFEPYHYEK encoded by the exons atggccggcggcgacgcCAGGCCCCTCGCCGACGCCGCCTTCCTCCGCTTCCTGCTCCCGTCCCCCAAGCCCGAGCGCCCCGCTCCcgcccgcctcgccccgccgcacTGCCTCGTCGCGCCCGCCCAGCCGGACCCGCCCCCCGGCGCCAGCCCCGACGAGCGCCTCTTCATCGTGCCCCCCACGCGCCCCGCCTGGCTCCCtccgcagccgcagccgccgccccctTTCCCAGTCCCTCCGGCGCGGCGCGTCCAcccggccgccggcgccgcgcGCAATGCGGGCCGCTTCGCCGCCGGCCGGGGCGGCCAGGCGAGGCGGAGGGTCGGGGATTTCGCCGGGACCAGGGGCCGCGCGGGCCCCGATAGGCGGAGGGCGGGCGGGGGCCTCCCCGTGAAGGCGAACGGGGGCGAGGACCGCGCCGGGgccaggcgggcggcggcggcggcggcggcgcggagagaGAATAAGGTGTGGGTTGCCGTGGAGAGGAAGGGTGCGAATGGCGGAAGCGACTTGGACGACCAGGGGGGCGTGGGCGGAGGCTACGCAGGCGGAGACGAGGCTGGAGGCAGCATCGAAGGGGAAGAGCAGCTGGAACCGGACGACGGCGACGGCCGGCGTCTCGGGGAGGAATTGGAGGATTCTCTCCTCATCGCCGGTGATCAAGAGCGCCATGACAGTGACGGCGGCCAGCAGTCAAGCGAG AGCACCATGTCGCATTCGAACCAATCACGGCGCCTGCAGATCAGAACACACACAGGGTGGATGGAATGCCGCCATGACATCGGCACCTTCGCCTCCGGCCTGCTCTCCATCTACGAATCCCTCAAGCCATCAGAGGAGCACCTGTCCAAGCAGAGCCAGCTCATAGACTCCCTAACCAAGTCAGTGAGCAAAGAATGGCCCAACGCCCAGCTGCATCTCTACGGATCATGCGCCAATTCCTTCGGGACTTCCCACAGCGACGTCGACGTCTGCCTCGAAATCAAGATCGGCACGGGCAGCGAGGTGGAGCTCCTTCTGCGGCTCGCGGAGATCCTGCGCGGCGATAATTTCGACAGCGTGGAG GCAATTACCAGTGCTAGGGTGCCCATTGTGAGGATGTTGGATGCAGGGAGTGGCTTCTCTTGTGACATTTGCATCAACAATCTCTTTGCTGTCGCCAACACGAAGCTTCTCAAGGATTATGCCCAGATAGATGGCAGATTGCTTCAGCTGGCCTCCATTGTCAAGCACTGGGCCAAACTGAGGGGTGTCAATGAGACATACCGCGGAACCCTCTCCAGCTATGC ATATGTGCTTATGTGCATCAGTTTCTTACAGCTGAGAGAGCCCAAGATCCTTCCCTGTTTACAG GCTATGGAGCCCACATATACCATGGTTGTTGATGACACTGAATGCGCTTATTTTGACGAAGTTCATCAGCTTCGTGATTTTGGGGCTGAAAACAAGGAGACCATCGCGGAGTTACTCTGGGCATTTTTCCACTACTGGGCATTCCAGCACGATTACAGGAAAGATGTCATCTCTATCCGTATGGGAAAGATAATCAG CAAGAAGGAGAAGAACTGGATGACTCGCATCGGAAACGACCGCCATCTGATCTGCATCGAGGACCCTTTCGAGACCGGCCATGACCTAGGCCGTGTAGTCGACAGGCAGACAATCAGGATCATCAGGGAGGAGTTTGAGCGGGCCGCTGCCGTACTGCAGCATGACGATGACCCTTGCATGACCCTTTTTGAGCCCTACCATTATGAGAAATAA